From the genome of Oryza glaberrima chromosome 1, OglaRS2, whole genome shotgun sequence:
TACAAATTTGATATGGTCACCACTGGAATGAATGAAAACAATAGGTCATTGCCGAAAAGAAAGCACCAATTGAAGAAGACAGACAGACAAACAGATAAGGTTAGGccacaagagaagagaagagaagagaagaaatgtGATCATTGGGTATCATTACACACCTGTTCTCAACGAAAGAAATGATTGCTTGCAACGTGGCGGAAAACCCAGCAAGCTTATGCTCATCTCCATACCTAAGAATTAGTTTGTTTTTTGCACAAGTGGTGGAAAAATTGAAGGGGAAAGAGAATGCATTAAGTGAGGGTGGCAAAGGGTCGTTTGTTTTGTGCATAAGTGGTTGTTCttctttttataaaagaaaagaaaatacctAGAATAAATTGGCTTGCCAGAATTGCTCAAGATGAAGAAGTGCTTTTTCCGTTTGCGCCATGAAGCAGAAGTATCGTCCTGGAAAAAGAAGGGAATAATGGTACAGTACGGAGTAGTAGTTAGTCCAGATTAGAGGATGTAGTTAGTGCGGAGTGGTGATCCATGGAGATTGGAGGGAGGAGGCATATGATATGGAAAACCTCGTGGAGATGCTTCTTGTCGCGGGGCcaatcgtcgtcgtcgggttggggttggggatcgtcgttggcggcggcgctggaggcgAGGCTGGTGCCCCTCTCGGCGGCGTAGCCGCTGCTGCTGGGGCTGGGTGGAGCCACGTCGGCGTCTTCGAGGTCGTCCTTccaggcggaggcggaggcggaggtgctGATGCTCCCTACCCTGGAGACGGCAGTGAGGtagccctcgtcgtcgtcgtcgtcgtagtcgtCGTGGATCTCGAAGTCGGGAGGGAGGTGAGAGGtgcggagggagagggaggcgagcctcttctccggcggcggggagTCGGGGGGACCAGGGGGGCTAGGGTTATTGGTGGGAGGATCCATATCCATGGGGGGCCTTCCCGACGCGATGCCGatgcctcttcttcttcttccttgctCGCTCGCTCCCCTCCCCTGTAGAGAATGTACTCTATTCGATTCGATCGTGTCTTGCTGGGTTGGGTCGCCTCCGTCAGTCGGATTCGATGGAACGAGACCGGTTGTTGGCTCCCTTTGGCTACACTACACACAGTTTCTCTCCCTTCCCTGGATCTCTTCTCCTCTACATACAGTCCTTCATTCATTCAGTTGGTTCAAatctacatatacatacatgttaTACCAGCAATTCCTTCCGATTATAAAATAGTACTATTAGTAAATCCCTCATGCCTTCGTTTCAGCACGCACGCGACTGACACCCACCAAAAACCGCATTTCGTCTTTGGCTATCGCATTTTGCTAGCACATGATGTGTTTCTAACTCCCATCTCTCTTTTCCCCTACACTACAGGGATGTACTACACCaggatagatatatagatattaaCCACACAAGAGAGGGGCAAAACACACACAACCGGAAATATAACCAACTCTTCCGCCGCCCCATCATTCCATTCAACAACCCAGAGCTTTGCTCCATTACCAAACTGAGTGTATCAACAAATTAATTACCAATGCGCCTGCTTAAGAAATTCTACTATAACATGATCAAACAAGAATACCTACCCACTCCCACTTCCAGCACACCTATGCCCAAAATTACTTCTACTACTTCcaccaaaacaaatataatatccCTTCCCTAATTACACTTCAATGCAGTACCAAACTACACaacacacccccccccccccccccccccccaccaagAATTCCATTAAGTGTCAAAAATAAAATGCCAAAACTACATCACACTATCACAATGAACAAATCCGATCTAATAACGATCAGTTACAAAAATGAATGAATAGGCAGGCAGCGCAGCACATGGAATGTTGACCAATTCCATGTGCTATATGCTATTCCGGACTCATCAAACTCTCAAGTCAATGTTGGAGTGGATTCAATGAGACAGCGCATCTCAGCTTCACCTCCTTTATGCCGCCATGCTATATGCTATTCCGGACTCTTCATCTCAAAGCTTTATTACAGCAAAGCAAATTAAAATATCATGTGTCCAGACTCCAGAGCCTGTGCCAATGCCTATGCCTATCCTGTCAGATCGCAACACAAATACTTGTACCATCTCATACTGTCTCCAAGCTGCCTTCCACGTTTCCAGTCACTAGTTAGTGAAGCAGAGTGAGCAATGTACAAATGCTACCAGGGGTTCTTATATTAGTCTACGTTGACGGAATCCTTTGGTGAAATGAGGTTGCATCAACTTGACATACAACCCATTCTTTTGCACCAGTGAATCATGCGTTCCCTGCTCAACTATCTTTCCGCCATTCAGAACAACAATGTTATCCACATGCTTCATCATTGCCGCCCTATGTGCAATGAGAATTGTCGTCTTATTCCCCATAATCAATGTGTCGAGGGCCTCCTGCACCACTCTACTGGACTCGGATTCAATTGCAGAACTGGCTTCGTCAAGCAGCAAAATGGGTGCATTCTTCAGCACTACACGGGCAATGGCGATTCGCTGCTTCTGCCCAGGAGTTAAATCCACTCCCCTCATTCCCACATGTGTGTCATAGCCATGTGGCAAACTGCTAATGAAATGGTGAGCATTCGCAATCCTAGCCGCCTCTTTCATCTCAGACTCTGTTGCATTGTGCCTTGCATAGATTATGTTCTCCCTTATGGTTGTGGAGAATATAACTGGGTCTTGAGGAACTAAACCCATGTGGCTCCGCAACCATCTCAAGTTGAACAGCTTCAGATCACGGCCATCCAATAAAACTTGCCCGGCGGTTGGATCATAGAATCTCTCTATCAAAGAAATTACCGTGCTCTTCCCTGATCCAGATACACCTACCACAGCAACAGTTTGTCCTCCATTGACTCTAAGGCTGAAATTACTCAAAACCATCGTCTCAGGGCGTGTAGGATAGCAAAAATCAACATTCCTGAATTCAATGCTACCATAGACATTGGGGGGTTTTAGCCCACTTGCATCATCTGGATCAATCTTGGGTGCACGATCAATAATTTCAAATACCGACGTCAGAGATTTTCGACGCTTGAGAATATATGGCGCAAGGCCAAATGGCTCCACCAGTGCAAAAGtcgcaaaagagaagacaatgTACTCTTTAAGTGCTGTTACCAGACTAAGGTGCCCATTCTTAACAGCTACGGCTGTATACCACAGCAGAAGTGCATTGCAGGCGAAAAGAAGGAACTGAGATAAGCCAAAGGCAAAACCAATACCCATTCCATGAACCAAGCTTTTCCAAAGAATATTCCCAAGCTGCAGTCTGTAAAGTTCCATTATTTTGTTACCAGCACAAAATGCCACAACAGTATAGATATTCCTGACTGCATCCTCAAGAACCAAAGAAGCCTTCCTGTGCATCTCCTGAATTCCTCTTGAAAAGCCAGAAAGCCACATTTTCtgagggaaggaaaaaaaaacaaatccaggCATGAGTTCCACATGATTTTCATTTTTCAACAAGCTCACTGTAAAACTTTTCATGTCAAGATCTGTGCATTCTCATTGGACAACTATATGAAGAAAAACAATTGTGGATTCAAATGTATACTTGACTCACATGCAAAACAAAAGAAGCAAAGCCACTATAAGCTATTCAAAACAGTGATAACAACTTTCTCAAGTACCTTTACATAGACTAAAAGTGAGACTCTTTATATCTTTGATCATAATGATGGTATGCTGGTTTATTAGCAGAATAATTATTTTCCATAAACGAATATATGGATACaggcaaccttttttttttctcgaaaacgcaGGAGAgctgcatttcatttcattaaagggaagaaaaaacaatacaaaaacacaacacaaagaaaaaaccaaagTAGGAGTGCCCGAGCCCTCCTACCAAGACCCACACACACTAGACAACCCGGGGAGCTTAGTTGCCTAGATTAGCCGTCCCACTAAGGAGCTTTTGAAGGCGAGAAGCTCCAGCGACACCCCAAAGATGGCCCTCATTTTCTATCACTTGCAAGACCGTCACTACTCTAGGATACAGGCAACCTGTAATTGGAATCTTAAAGCTTGTCTATTATTATCTCAAATAAGTCAGAAAATACCAAGTTCAAAATTGTAAACACAATGCATGTTCACTCTGCAAATTTGCATATGATTGAGAGCTTATCAGGTAGTATTGCATTacttatttttgttttaatctGAATTATCATATTATAGCTAATTCTAGATTAATAGTTTATCAACACCAAGAGGACAATAGTTATGCCACAGCTTTACCAAATCAAGCCTATGACTCTAGCAAGTCTGGACATGGTTGAGATGGGAATGATGTTGCCTCACTTGAAACAATGCCAATGCCAGGTAGCATTGAACAACATCAAAGAAAGTTAACAGTTGGACAGAGTTCAAAACTTCAACTGTTACCAAGACATAGCTAAAAGAACGTTGTAAATCTTAGTAGCATGTAATAAGCGTTCAGTATAAGATGCATCTATATAGGAAAATGTAAGATTAGTATAGACTTACGGCATTACCAGCTTGAAGAAATGTTGAAAATAGATGAGAACTAACCTGCGCAACTGCAGAAATTACAAGGATGGGCAAAGTTGCCAGGGCAACCAGAGCAACACGCCATTCTAGCAACATGCCAAGAAGAAGTGCCACAAAAATGGCTGCTGTATCCTGAATGAATATAGAAAGCCTGTTGCTGAAAGCAGCACGAACAAAAGTAGCATCATTTGCGAGTCGCATTGATAATATGTCTGCActgttttcttcttcatcaAACCACCCTACTTCATTGCGCAAAATTGCTGGAATACAGTAAACAGAAAATGTAAGTTCCCTAAGAAATGTGAATTCTGATTGCAGTGGATATGTTAGATGTCTACTGCCGAATCATCTGTGCTATAGAAGCGTAGTGTCATGGACACGCAATCACAAAATAGACATTATTTTAAATATGGATGTGATAAACAATCAAGAGTATGTTATAATGGTGGTATTGAACCAAATAGCGCAATGGAACTTTCCATGGCACATTTCAGAAGAGGCATACCTGAAAACATCATCCTTCTAACACGTTCAGTCATCTTCTCTCCCATTATACCAAAATAGAAGTGCTGTAAGAAGTTAGCTAGCACGGTTATTATACCCATGCCAACAATGAATGAGCAGTACTTATTGACTTCATCATGCACATCACGTACACCAATTCTATAGTATGCCACCACTATTAAAGATATTGTATAAGCAAGAAGAGGATTAAATGAACCAAAGCAAGCAGCACCAGCACTCCCTAATAGAGCATAAAAATACTCAGCAAGACTAAGTTCTACAAGCCTCCAAAACGATGGAGCTTTTGTTTGCTGCTTCTTTGACTCCTCAGCATGAAAATTGTCAAACATATCAAGAGGACGACTGAAAGTTTTTGAGTGCGAGCGCTCATTCTTTGGATCAGAAGTCAATAGTGGTGATATTGGTGATTCTGGATCTGAAGTATTTGAAGATTGTCGGTGTAGTGGGACATCAATTTTGGGAAGATCGGGCAATTTCATTTCAAAACTGTCCTGCCTTTTGATGGATGGAGCTCTCTCAGAAGCAACTGTAGGTAACCTAGTTTCTGCCATTTGTTCGGAAGGAGGGCTTTGAATATTTGGTGATTCGTGTGAGTTATGATTTGCATCTGAATTACGGAATGCAAGAAAACCGTGTGTTTTCTGAAGTGACGGCGACTTTGACATATTAGGAGATGATGACTCTTGGAAGCTGTGACTTGCTGAAGAATCCCTTTCAATTTGGAAGGAGCTAGGCTCTTTGTAGTTTCTTATCGGAGTCCTGAAACATTTTAGGTGGGAATGAGTCCTTCAAATCAACCATcaaaatttaggacacttataAGCTATGAAGAATAAACGTTATTTGATTGATGGGCAAATAAATAGCTAAGAGATTAAAAGTAGGGATATATACTGAACAATAAGAAAGAGCATAATATGATATGAGGCtatctaaagaaaataaattgtgAATCCTGAATGCACGAAAAGAAACTATTAAAACTGTGAAGTCAGAACAATTCACTCAAGCTGGAATACGATAGAGGCAGATAGTACTGGTTGTCCAGATTTCTTTTCTAATACATGTATCTTGGGAcctcaaaattcaaataaaaataaaacatttgctAGCACCAAAGGAAATCAGGAAAATTCTCCAGCATTAATGCAGAACAAAAAAATACATGGTAATTAGATAAGATGGGTGCACTAACCGCTTTGGAAGTTTTGCTGCTTCTTCACACCTAAGTAGTTCTGCATAAAGGCCATCCAGATTTAACAACTCATCATGTGTTCCCATCTCAACAAGCTGACCTTCCTCCATTACAGCTATATAATCAGCATTCCTGATAAGACTGAGGCGTCTAGCTATGATGATGGTAGACCTACCAAGCATCAGAATATCTAGTGCTTCCTGAACAGCTTTCTCAGCCTCAAAATCAAGAGCACCAGTAACCTCATCCAGTAAAAGAATTGATGGATTTGAAAGCACAGCACGAGCAATGGAGAGCTTTATCTTTTGTTCTTCTGTCAGTGAAAGGCCAGCCCGACCAACCTATGTCATATTTAGGTTCACTAAATAAGCATGTTCACCAGTAAAAGAGAATAAGAAGTTTCACAGTTTCAATATATGTTAGAATAAAGCATGAACAGCACCTGAGTATCATATCCTTTTTCAAGTGAACTGATGAAAGTATGTGCATGAGCTGTCTTTGCTGCCTCCTCAATCTGGTCAGTTGTGGCAGATCTTCCATATGCAATATTTTCCCTGATGCTCAAGCTCAATAAAGCCGGTTCCTGGGTCACAAGTCCTATCTGGCTTCTTAACCACTCTAACTTCAGGTTCTTTATATTCTCTCCATCCAAAAGCACTTCACCTGCAACATATAACAAAGATGATTCAAATTCATAATTGAGTAAACAGAAAATAGCAAAGAATAGCTTGTAAGCATAATACCTAAAGTTGGATCATAGAAACGTTCCATGAGAGGAATAATGCTGCTTTTCCCTGAACCATTTCTGCCAACAAGAGCGACAGTCTTTCTAGCAGGTACAGTAAGGTAGAAGCCACTTAAAATGGGGATTTCTGGGCGGGATAGATAACTGAAGTAGACATTGCGGAACTCAATGTTGCCTTGCACTGAAGGTAAGGTACGGCCATCCTGGTTTACAACAGAGGTTGAACGGCTAATCATTTCATAGAGCCTGTATGCAGCTATACGTCCTTGTTCAAAAGAATAGAAGTTTGTTGCTGCTTGATTAAGTCCCCTACAAACAATTGGGAATCATGAGTGTGCTGATCAATATAAAACTATAAGTAAGGCAATCTCTTAAAATTGGATGCTTACAGGCCACTCAGGATAATAGAAAACAGGGCTACTACAACTTCACCACCATTAGCTTTTCCATGAGATATAAGGAACCTCCCAACCCAAAGTTGTAAGGCACAAGAACATATGGCAAGGCCATATGTAAATCCAAGACCAAGACCTTGCACCAGACTTATCAGGATTCCATAGCGCAGTGTTGCTTGAAGTGAAGTAGCATAAGAATATTTTGCGAGGGTCTCATTTGTGAATGAGTACAAAGTCCTAATGTATAAGATTGCCTGCAATAATGAGAATGATTCAAATGGATGCATACCTTCATTAGCAATTAATAATAATGCTACATGCAGTTGCGAAAGGAAAGTGTGTTTTGTATTTTAGCAAGAGGTATATTCCTAGCTAAATCCACCATTCCGCACATCACTAGAGGCCTACCAATTTCAAGACCATAAATTTATTATCCTTTTAGACGATGATGTTGTACTCTCATCTTTTTAGAAATAGTCGTTTGTAGCGAGAAAGTAGGACAAACCAAGGTTATTCACGGATGAGATGTGGGCAGTCATTACAGGATAAAAGAAAGTCAAAGAATTTGAATACCTGTTCGGCAACGCTTGCTGCTTCACCATACGCATCCTGAATGTTTTCTGCAAGCCTGTGGagaaaaatatttgatattcCTCCTGCAGCAACAATGAACGGACCAGTAGCCAATGTCAAAAGAGCTATTTGCCAACAGTTGACCAAACCGATGATAAGACCACCAAAAAAGGTAGCCATGTTGTGAATGTAGTTCCCAACCTAAAAGAACAAAGCCAGAATGGGAGAATAACCCTTGTCAGTCAGATAAGCATGCGATTTGTTGTGAATAATCATGAAGGCTCATAATTACTCACTTTCTCACTCAGCGCAGACTGGATGAGTAAGACATCACTCAGCACTTGACTGACAATATCACCATTGTTCCCATAGGTATCAAAGAAACTCATGTCTTGATTTAACAACACTTGTACATACTTTGATCTTATCACTGCTGTCTGCCTTTCCCCAGTAAGAATCCAGCATGAAACCTCTATAGATATAACAGATAGTGAATTTGttagaataaaagaaaacagagaGTGCATAAAAAGCTGATGTAGCCTCATCTTACCTATCCATCCCGCAAAGAAAACGCCAATGGCAATATATAGGAAGTGTAAAGCATGCTGCGGGTAAAACACTTAGTTACTAACTTCCAAAACACAAAGATACAtaattctgagaaaaaatgaTTATACAGAGATAGAAGGACAAGCAAATGCTGATATTCACATAAAAGTGAGTGTAACCAATTAGATAGATGGACAAGAGATGCATAAATGAGTGTAGAAATGCACAGATATTAGTGTGGAGGTTAGAAAATTGTGAAGGTTTAGAAAACCAGCAAGCTGCCAAAGTAATTTTACTAGTAAATGAATTTGCAAAGGTTCATCGCGTGAGAGCGAATTGTTTCATTCAGTGTGTTGGAGCGAAAGGTTGGTTCCAGCTGAACACGCATAAATGCATAGGTCATAGAAAAGCTAGCGAAAGCGGCACATTCAGACATGGAGTGATATAAGCTTCAACCATACGCCTATAAACACCGGTAGCAATACCATATCGTAAAAGGTCAGCAGCTTATCTAAATCAACATCAGAGAGAGGCAGAAATAAATAATGACAGCTTACCAAACAAGCCTAAGAACAAATCTGCAGTCTAATACTAACTAGGTAGTTTGCTTATGAAATTGGAGATAACTAATGCAAAGCTGGCAGAAGAATTGTAATTGTAACAACCAAGGAAATTTGCATGATTACTGCGCCAAGTAAGAAGGAATGTTGATTTGCGGGGTGGGGCGGGGCGTACGTATACCATATATGTAGGAGTGGAGTGGCATGTATATGAGAAAAATGGAGATCTGGTAGTACGTATGAGAAAGGGGAATGAAGGAACCTTACCTGGTTGATGTGGTGGAAAAGGTCGTGGTTGTGGCGGCCATGAAGCGAGTGGATGGCGGTGCCGAAGAGGTGGAGGTAGACGACGAGGGCCAccccgtgggcggcggcggcaagggcgccGGCGGACATGAGCGCCCAGTCGAGGCGGTCGGCGCAGGCGAAGAGGCGCTTgaaggggacggcggcggggggcggatCGGGCTCGTCGTCCCCAtcgtcgagggcggcggcggcgtcatcctccggaggcggcgcggcgtcccCGGCGAGGTCAGCGGCGTAGGGAGAGGGCGATTCCGGCGGCTCGGAGGCCTCGGAGACGGGAGTGAGAGGCTGGACGTGCGGCGGGGACCAGCCGAAGAGGCCCCGCGAAACCATGAGCAGCGGCTAGtactcgtcggcggcggaggcagatTTGAATGGCATCCACACTACCttagtagctagctagtcaaACAAGGTAGTCCAGTCTAGAAGAAgacccaagaagaagaagaagaagaagaatgcttcatgggcgggcggcgggcggcgaggtgaATCGGTCAGTGGCGGCGGACCTCGATCGCCGGCCGACCCGGATCGGAGCCCAACACCAAGACCAAGAGGGGAATACCACTACTACTCGCCACACTAGcctactactgctactgctactgctgttGCTTTCCTCTTTAGGTTTAGGTTTACAGGTTGGCTCTTTTTACCGCTCAACACCTCCATCTTCTGCTGTTTTGCGTTTTCGGGTTCCTGCTACTCTACTCTTTGCCTCTTTACTCCTCCTCTTTACtctcttattaaaaaataataaaagtcaTAAATAGCTCAGATAATATTGGACAACCATGTAAAATTCTAAGCACAAGCCCAACTAACTAATCTAagagggtgtaaagttttggtgtgtcatatcggatattatatagggtgttgtaTTGGGTGTCCgcgcactaataaaaaaactaattatagaatccgtcagtaaaccacgagacgaatttattaagcctaattaatccgtcattagaaaATGtctaatgtagcaccacattgtcaaatcatggagcaattacgCTTAAAAGATACATCTCGCAAATTaatcgcaatctgtgcaattaattatttttttaacccatatttaatactttatacaggtgttcaaacgtttgatgtgacatggtgaaaaattttgaggtggGATCTAAGCCTAAAGATTCTCGCAACTTCATGTTTTCCATGCTCAAACCAATTTAAAACAAGGAAAGTACTGAATTTTTATAGCCCACTTAATGAATTTCACACTCTGTTAGCAAAATGGGCAGAACTCTACTCTAAATTCCAAGTGCTATAGTTCTTGCCGTATTAATTGTTATATAGGTTGAACCATTCCAGAATTAGTAGTCTAGCTTAAACTTAGCACTGATTTCCATCATCAACTAGAGCGGCAGAGACCTAGGAGTCCGGGCAGAAGAGGATTTCCTCGACGTCGGTGGAGGAGAACTGGGATTTCAGCAAGATATGCGGTCCTAGGGGCGGTGGAAGGTTGGGAGTCCGGGAGGCGGAAGAGGATCTCGACGATGACAGCTGCTCTATATGCGGCGAAGGCCTGTGAATCTGGCGAAGCAGAAGCGGATCCCGTCTAGTCGGCTAGTTTTGACTGGACGACAACTGATGAGGGTGGGCTAACCAGCGGCGCGTGGCATCAATTCAGCTCACCTAAAGCAAATGTGTACCAAGGTCATGGTTTTTTTTGGTTGTATGttctcttcttgttttttttatggttatATGTTCTCTTCTTGTTGAGATGTGAGTGTAAGTGTTTTAGGTATTCATTTCGTTATATATACTCTATGTGGATAATTTGGTTATGTATATCCTTGTTGGATATTGAGACTGGATTAATgaaaaatcattattttaaaAGAATCATCAACTAGAGCTGCGAAACAAGTTCTGTTGAACAGTAGAGGACAAGATACCATAACGATTTTTGCAG
Proteins encoded in this window:
- the LOC127770164 gene encoding ABC transporter B family member 20-like; this encodes MVSRGLFGWSPPHVQPLTPVSEASEPPESPSPYAADLAGDAAPPPEDDAAAALDDGDDEPDPPPAAVPFKRLFACADRLDWALMSAGALAAAAHGVALVVYLHLFGTAIHSLHGRHNHDLFHHINQHALHFLYIAIGVFFAGWIEVSCWILTGERQTAVIRSKYVQVLLNQDMSFFDTYGNNGDIVSQVLSDVLLIQSALSEKVGNYIHNMATFFGGLIIGLVNCWQIALLTLATGPFIVAAGGISNIFLHRLAENIQDAYGEAASVAEQAILYIRTLYSFTNETLAKYSYATSLQATLRYGILISLVQGLGLGFTYGLAICSCALQLWVGRFLISHGKANGGEVVVALFSIILSGLGLNQAATNFYSFEQGRIAAYRLYEMISRSTSVVNQDGRTLPSVQGNIEFRNVYFSYLSRPEIPILSGFYLTVPARKTVALVGRNGSGKSSIIPLMERFYDPTLGEVLLDGENIKNLKLEWLRSQIGLVTQEPALLSLSIRENIAYGRSATTDQIEEAAKTAHAHTFISSLEKGYDTQVGRAGLSLTEEQKIKLSIARAVLSNPSILLLDEVTGALDFEAEKAVQEALDILMLGRSTIIIARRLSLIRNADYIAVMEEGQLVEMGTHDELLNLDGLYAELLRCEEAAKLPKRTPIRNYKEPSSFQIERDSSASHSFQESSSPNMSKSPSLQKTHGFLAFRNSDANHNSHESPNIQSPPSEQMAETRLPTVASERAPSIKRQDSFEMKLPDLPKIDVPLHRQSSNTSDPESPISPLLTSDPKNERSHSKTFSRPLDMFDNFHAEESKKQQTKAPSFWRLVELSLAEYFYALLGSAGAACFGSFNPLLAYTISLIVVAYYRIGVRDVHDEVNKYCSFIVGMGIITVLANFLQHFYFGIMGEKMTERVRRMMFSAILRNEVGWFDEEENSADILSMRLANDATFVRAAFSNRLSIFIQDTAAIFVALLLGMLLEWRVALVALATLPILVISAVAQKMWLSGFSRGIQEMHRKASLVLEDAVRNIYTVVAFCAGNKIMELYRLQLGNILWKSLVHGMGIGFAFGLSQFLLFACNALLLWYTAVAVKNGHLSLVTALKEYIVFSFATFALVEPFGLAPYILKRRKSLTSVFEIIDRAPKIDPDDASGLKPPNVYGSIEFRNVDFCYPTRPETMVLSNFSLRVNGGQTVAVVGVSGSGKSTVISLIERFYDPTAGQVLLDGRDLKLFNLRWLRSHMGLVPQDPVIFSTTIRENIIYARHNATESEMKEAARIANAHHFISSLPHGYDTHVGMRGVDLTPGQKQRIAIARVVLKNAPILLLDEASSAIESESSRVVQEALDTLIMGNKTTILIAHRAAMMKHVDNIVVLNGGKIVEQGTHDSLVQKNGLYVKLMQPHFTKGFRQRRLI